The following coding sequences lie in one Epinephelus moara isolate mb chromosome 17, YSFRI_EMoa_1.0, whole genome shotgun sequence genomic window:
- the LOC126403709 gene encoding E3 ubiquitin-protein ligase TRIM39-like, translated as MHCVLHLMRTIRTLNMTAQTVTNMALAVPLEEQFKCCICLEIYTDPTTIPCGHNFCLDCIKGFWDTKPKPECPLCKKTFSTRPQLRINHGYADIIKFYESNQEDGDAPGQAGSRKNSLNQPFEVDEVPCDVCNGDKMPSVKSCLACQTSYCELHLTPHLRDPELLRHGLMDPATYATSHLCRTHKNPLTMFCEKDQKPVCERCTERNHKNHKVVPIGKKSKKVKICLRETKASVQQMIHARLRKMDEIKDSVAQSRQISEGEIQRSAQVCDMLINAIQRQQAELVEELEERQQEAERRAAELYEELQREVKELQTRNSVLQNLEHAPNPVHLVRSFPTLSRLPTTRDWSEVTVHSDNCMGTLTRAVSKLVDVCQDLANQLSAQEADLLNQYAVDVTLDPETASGWLVLSPDRKKVSVSSQRNNAQLPDNPQRFNACVCVLGKQNFASGRRYWVVQVGDKTDWDLGVARESITRKGAITVNPDNGYWAICRRKGGSLSACAGPCVTLHLQEAPRKVGIFLDYEEGVVSFYDAEAKTHIYTYSNCDFTEPLYPYFNPCVQDDGKNTAPLMICPFEGKVKEGRDITIESAL; from the exons ATGCACTGTGTGCTGCATCTGATGAGAACGATCAGGACGCTCAACATGACAGCCCAAACAG TCACAAACATGGCCCTCGCCGTGCCGCTCGAGGAGCAATTCAAGTGTTGCATCTGTCTGGAAATCTACACCGACCCGACCACCATCCCCTGTGGACACAACTTCTGCCTGGACTGCATCAAAGGTTTCTGGGATACAAAACCCAAACCCGAGTGTCCGCTGTGCAAAAAGACATTCAGCACACGCCCACAGCTCAGGATCAACCATGGATACGCTGATATCATTAAATTCTATGAaag TAACCAAGAGGACGGCGATGCTCCGGGGCAAGCAGGAAGCAGGAAAAATTCCCTAAACCAACCTTTCGAGGTTGATGAGGTTCCATGTGACGTCTGCAACGGAGACAAGATGCCATCGGTCAAGTCGTGCCTAGCGTGCCAGACGTCTTATTGCGAGCTTCACCTCACGCCACACCTGAGGGATCCGGAGCTGCTGAGGCACGGGCTGATGGATCCGGCCACCTACGCCACCAGTCACCTCTGCAGAACCCACAAGAACCCGCTGACGATGTTCTGCGAGAAGGACCAGAagcctgtgtgtgagagatgcaCAGAGAGGAACCACAAGAACCACAAAGTCGTCCCCATTGGGAAGAAGAGCAAGAAGGTCAAG ATTTGTTTGAGGGAGACAAAGGCCAGCGTTCAACAGATGATCCACGCCAGATTGAGAAAAATGGACGAGATAAAAGATTCAGTGGCTCAAAGCAGA CAAATCTCCGAGGGGGAGATACAACGCAGCGCTCAGGTCTGCGACATGCTGATAAACGCCATCCAGAGACAGCAGGCCGAGctggtggaggagctggaggagaggcagcaggaggCCGAGAGGAGAGCCGCAGAGCTGTACGAGGAGTTGCAGCGGGAAGtcaaagagctgcagacaaGGAACAGCGTGCTGCAGAACCTGGAGCACGCCCCGAACCCTGTGCACCTCGTGCGG AGCTTCCCCACTCTGAGTCGACTCCCGACCACCAGAGACTGGTCTGAGGTCACGGTCCACTCGGATAACTGCATGGGGACGTTGACGAGAGCCGTCTCCAAGCTTGTGGACGTCTGCCAGGACCTTGCAAACCAACTGTCTGCACAAG aaGCGGACTTGCTGAATCAATACGCAG TTGATGTCACTCTGGATCCTGAGACCGCGTCAGGCTGGCTGGTCCTGTCTCCAGACAGAAAGAAG GTGAGCGTCAGCAGCCAGAGGAATAATGCCCAGCTCCCAGACAATCCTCAGCGGTTTAACGCCTGCGTCTGCGTTTTGGGGAAACAAAACTTTGCATCTGGAAGACGCTACTGGGTGGTTCAG GTTGGAGATAAAACAGACTGGGATCTTGGCGTGGCCAGAGAATCCATCACCAGAAAGGGGGCCATCACAGTGAATCCCGACAACGGTTACTGGGCGATCTGCCGGCGAAAAGGCGGCAGCCTCAGCGCCTGCGCCGGCCCCTGCGTCACACTCCACCTCCAGGAAGCCCCCAGGAAAGTCGGCATCTTCCTGGACTACGAGGAGGGAGTGGTGTCCTTCTACGACGCAGAAGCCAAGACTCACATTTACACTTACAGCAACTGTGACTTCACTGAGCCCCTGTATCCGTACTTTAACCCCTGTGTTCAAGATGATGGGAAGAACACCGCCCCGCTGATGATCTGTCCTTTTGAGGGAAAAGTCAAGGAGGGTCGGGACATAACCATCGAGTCAGCTCTGTGA